One Danio rerio strain Tuebingen ecotype United States chromosome 22, GRCz12tu, whole genome shotgun sequence genomic window carries:
- the LOC108179102 gene encoding uncharacterized protein isoform X3: MQRGDKKCFTCTQCGKSLASKQSLQFHMRIHTGEKPYTCTQCGKSFRQSAHFKQHKLIHTGEKTHTCDRCGKTFLTATELKIHLRVHTREKPYSCSECGKSFTQQSNLMQHQKIHTGVREHMCFECQKTFVRAEYLKRHQMIHTGEKPYRCSHCDKSFRQSGTLNAHERTHTGEKPYECSHCDKRFSQSGNLKAHEKTHTGLSHVCLILRDT; this comes from the coding sequence ATGCAACGAGGAGACAAGAaatgtttcacctgcactcagtgtgggaagagtttggcATCCAAACAAAGTCTCCAGtttcacatgaggattcacactggagagaaaccgtacacatgcacgcagtgcgggaagagtttcagacaatCAGCAcactttaaacaacacaagctgatccacactggagaaaaaacacacacatgtgatCGATGCGGCAAAACATTTCTGACTGCTACAGAGCTGAAGATCCATCTGAGAGttcacactagagagaaaccgtattcatgctctgagtgtgggaagagttttacacAGCAGTCAAATTTAATGCagcatcagaagatccacactggagtgaGAGAGCACATGTGCTTTGAGTGTCAGAAGACTTTTGTTAGAGCTGAATATTTGAAACGGCAccagatgattcacactggagagaaaccgtacaggtgttcacactgcgacaagagcttCAGACAGTCGGGAACCCTGAACGCacatgagaggactcacactggagagaaaccgtacgagtgttcacactgcgacaagagattcagtcagTCAGGAAACCTGAAAGCACATGAGAAGACTCACACTGGACTTTCACATGTTTGTCTCATCTTAAgagacacatga
- the si:ch73-138e16.6 gene encoding si:ch73-138e16.6 — MSLLNDSEKMSDPEPSAIKEEETEKPTDLTMKNDQTLHVSKSVTCDVCGKNFKCKRSLEFHSTIHTGEKPYTCTVCGKSFRQSAYLNQHMMIHTGEKPHKCDQCSKMFIKASELKDHRRVHTNEKPYSCSVCGKCFTHLQILKRHEVIHTGVKEFMCFACDKAFLTAGHLKRHLMIHTGEKPYKCSHCEMRFTRTESMKAHERIHTGEKPYKCSHCDMGFSRSESLKMHERIHTGEKPFKCSFCIMTFSRSESLKTHERIHTGEKPYGCSYCDSRFNLAKDLKIHERIHTGEKPYQCSYCEKRFSQLQNLKTHEMSHTGEKPFKCAFCEKQFTRSESLKAHMRIHIGDKPYSCSYCESTFSLSRDLKIHERTHTGEKPFTCDHCLKSFSQLSNLKQHMIVHTRENAHKCDQCDEAYSCASKLKAHLRVHTREKPHSCSECGQSFTLMYDLTEHQKSHTAEVSLEQDIEADDHC; from the exons ATGAGTTTATTGAAcgacagtgagaagatgagtgatccagaaccctccGCAATTAAAGAGGAAGAGACTGAAAAACCAACAG ACCTGACGATGAAGAATGACCAGACACTTCATGTCAGTAAAAGTGTGACCTGCGACGTGTGTGGAAAGAATTTCAAATGCAAACGGAGTCTCGAGTTTCACTCGACGATTCACAcgggagagaaaccgtacacgtgTACcgtgtgtgggaagagtttcagacagtcggcataccttaatcaacacatgatgatccacaccggagagaagccacACAAATGTGATCAGTGCAGCAAAATGTTTATAAAGGCATCAGAGCTGAAGGACCATCGTAGAGTTCATACAAACGAGAAGCCTTACTCGTGCTCCGTGTGCGGGAAGTGTTTTACACATCTGCAGATTTTAAAAAGACATGAGGTGAttcacactggtgtgaaagagtttATGTGCTTTGCATGTGATAAGGCCTTTCTTACAGCTGGACACTTGAAACGGCACCTGATGATCCACACTGGCGAGAagccttacaagtgttcacactgtgaaaTGAGATTCACCCGGACAGAATCCATGAAagcacatgagaggattcacaccggagagaaaccgtacaagtgttcacactgcgacatgGGGTTCAGTCGGTCGGAATCTCTGAAAATGCATGaaagaattcacactggagagaaacctttcaaGTGTTCGTTCTGCATCATGACATTCAGCAGGTCAGAATCCCTGAAAACACATGAacggattcacactggagagaagccttatGGGTGCTCGTATTGCGATAGCAGATTCAATCTGGCTAAAGATCTGAAAATACAcgagaggatccacactggagagaaaccttaccagTGTTCGTACTGCGAAAAGAGATTCAGTCAGCTGCAAAACCTGAAAACGCATGAGATgagtcacactggagagaaaccgttcaagTGTGCGTTCTGTGAAAAGCAATTCACCAGGTCCGAATCCCTGAAagcacacatgagaattcacatcGGAGATAAGCCTTACAGTTGTTCATACTGCGAAAGCACTTTCAGTCTGTCAAGAGATCTGAAAATACACGAGAggactcacaccggagagaaaccgttcacatgtgATCATTGTCTGAAGAGTTTCTCGCAATTATCAAACCTTAAACAACACATGATAGTCCACACTAGAGAGAACGCACACAAGTGTGATCAGTGTGACGAAGCATATTCGTGTGCTTCGAAGCTGAAGGCCCATCTTAGAGTTCACACAAGGGAGAAGCCGCATTCATGTTCTGAGTGTGGACAGAGTTTTACGCTGATGTACGATTTAACCGAACATCAGAAATCACACACTGCTGAGGTTTCATTAGAGCAGGACATCGAAGCAGATGATCACTGCTGA
- the LOC108179102 gene encoding uncharacterized protein isoform X1 — protein sequence MSDPEPCRTEEEEAETDFIEENEERDGDELIKAQKISHLLTKGVFLMQRGDKKCFTCTQCGKSLASKQSLQFHMRIHTGEKPYTCTQCGKSFRQSAHFKQHKLIHTGEKTHTCDRCGKTFLTATELKIHLRVHTREKPYSCSECGKSFTQQSNLMQHQKIHTGVREHMCFECQKTFVRAEYLKRHQMIHTGEKPYRCSHCDKSFRQSGTLNAHERTHTGEKPYECSHCDKRFSQSGNLKAHEKTHTGLSHVCLILRDT from the coding sequence ACTTTATTGAAGAGAACGAGGAGCGTGACGGTGATGAACTTATAAAAGCCCAGAAAATCTCTCATCTACTGACTAAAGGTGTTTTCTTAATGCAACGAGGAGACAAGAaatgtttcacctgcactcagtgtgggaagagtttggcATCCAAACAAAGTCTCCAGtttcacatgaggattcacactggagagaaaccgtacacatgcacgcagtgcgggaagagtttcagacaatCAGCAcactttaaacaacacaagctgatccacactggagaaaaaacacacacatgtgatCGATGCGGCAAAACATTTCTGACTGCTACAGAGCTGAAGATCCATCTGAGAGttcacactagagagaaaccgtattcatgctctgagtgtgggaagagttttacacAGCAGTCAAATTTAATGCagcatcagaagatccacactggagtgaGAGAGCACATGTGCTTTGAGTGTCAGAAGACTTTTGTTAGAGCTGAATATTTGAAACGGCAccagatgattcacactggagagaaaccgtacaggtgttcacactgcgacaagagcttCAGACAGTCGGGAACCCTGAACGCacatgagaggactcacactggagagaaaccgtacgagtgttcacactgcgacaagagattcagtcagTCAGGAAACCTGAAAGCACATGAGAAGACTCACACTGGACTTTCACATGTTTGTCTCATCTTAAgagacacatga